The Faecalibacterium prausnitzii genome includes a window with the following:
- a CDS encoding helix-turn-helix transcriptional regulator: MKHMQKFPLEARGETVSREALVQAALQEITQNYREASLSNVARTYGVSLAYVSECVRTQTGKTYKELLQKHRMETAARLLRRSDLNIQQIITQVGYENTSYFYRLFHERYGQSPREYRNARQRRPRA, encoded by the coding sequence ATGAAACACATGCAGAAATTTCCGCTGGAAGCGCGCGGCGAGACGGTCAGCCGGGAAGCGCTGGTCCAGGCGGCCTTACAGGAGATCACCCAGAACTACCGCGAAGCAAGTCTTTCCAACGTAGCGCGCACCTATGGCGTTTCGCTGGCCTATGTCAGCGAGTGCGTCCGCACACAGACCGGCAAGACCTACAAGGAACTGCTTCAGAAGCACCGGATGGAGACGGCGGCCCGCCTGCTGCGCCGCAGCGATTTGAACATTCAGCAGATCATCACCCAGGTGGGCTACGAGAACACGAGCTACTTCTACCGCCTGTTCCACGAGCGCTACGGCCAGAGCCCCCGCGAGTACCGCAATGCCCGCCAGCGCCGCCCCCGTGCGTGA
- a CDS encoding N-acetyltransferase encodes MNMFRGARRSDLDAIMQIYARARQEMAASGNPTQWGTSFPPQDLIEEDIDTNRLFVYLHNGEMEAVFAFVLGPDPTYAKIEDGQWLNDALPYGTIHRLASAGKRPSVATDVINWCLEHCESLRADTHADNKIMQHLLEKNGFTRCGIIHVADGTPRIAYQRLSREGMAR; translated from the coding sequence ATGAACATGTTTCGTGGAGCGAGACGCTCTGATCTGGACGCTATCATGCAAATTTATGCCCGCGCCCGGCAGGAAATGGCCGCCAGCGGCAACCCGACCCAGTGGGGGACGAGTTTTCCCCCGCAGGACCTGATCGAAGAGGACATCGACACCAACCGCCTGTTCGTATATCTGCACAACGGTGAGATGGAGGCCGTGTTCGCCTTCGTCCTCGGCCCGGACCCGACCTATGCAAAGATCGAAGACGGCCAGTGGCTGAACGATGCGCTGCCCTATGGCACCATCCACCGGCTGGCCTCGGCGGGCAAGCGCCCCAGCGTGGCGACCGATGTCATCAACTGGTGTCTGGAGCACTGCGAGAGCCTGCGGGCCGATACCCACGCGGACAACAAGATCATGCAGCACCTGCTGGAAAAGAACGGCTTCACCCGCTGCGGCATCATCCATGTGGCCGATGGAACGCCCCGCATCGCCTACCAGCGCCTGTCGCGGGAAGGGATGGCACGATGA
- a CDS encoding Sapep family Mn(2+)-dependent dipeptidase, whose translation MNEALNEAVAALRPEMTAALQRLVRKKSVEGPELPGKPFGADVDACFTEALTLCRELGFETTDLDRYIGWCEIGSGDKMVAVLGHLDVVPEGEGWHHPPYGAEIVDGRLFGRGAIDDKGPVVASLFALKAIRDLNIPLRRRVRLLFGLNEETNDRDVFYYRDHGGEIPVLGFTPDGEYPLINGEKGILNESYAVQLHQTGAWKLVSVRGGVAGNVVPDYACAELTAPAGASLPAAAHITCTAIPGGWKVEADGVSAHGSHPEQGQNAIGRLALYLEQLPLEGDAGKAVAFLAETLGMDPYGERLLGHRLEDDLSGPMSCNLGLIEGDETHLWVKLNYRYPVTKTVDDCAPAVKAAFEAAGWALDQSVHKQKLYYPEQAPLVQALLGVYRDATGDRSAPKCIGGGTYAKVLPNTVAFGPLFDGDPVTEHQPDEFIDLDRLVQNAQIIAQAVVKLANLPLE comes from the coding sequence ATGAACGAAGCGCTGAACGAAGCCGTTGCCGCCCTGCGGCCGGAGATGACCGCCGCTTTGCAGCGGCTGGTGCGGAAGAAGAGCGTGGAAGGGCCGGAGCTGCCCGGCAAGCCCTTCGGTGCAGATGTGGACGCCTGCTTTACGGAGGCGCTGACCCTCTGCCGTGAGCTGGGGTTCGAGACGACCGACCTCGACCGGTACATCGGCTGGTGCGAGATCGGTTCCGGCGACAAGATGGTGGCCGTGCTGGGCCATCTGGACGTCGTGCCCGAAGGCGAGGGCTGGCACCACCCGCCCTATGGGGCCGAGATCGTGGACGGTCGGCTCTTTGGCCGGGGAGCCATCGACGACAAGGGCCCGGTGGTGGCCAGCCTGTTTGCGCTGAAGGCCATCCGGGACCTGAACATCCCGCTCCGGCGCCGGGTGCGGCTGCTCTTCGGCCTGAACGAAGAAACCAACGACCGGGATGTCTTCTATTACCGCGACCACGGCGGCGAGATCCCGGTGCTGGGTTTTACGCCCGATGGTGAATATCCGCTCATCAACGGCGAAAAGGGCATCCTGAACGAGAGCTATGCGGTGCAGCTGCACCAGACCGGGGCCTGGAAGCTGGTCTCGGTCCGGGGCGGCGTGGCCGGCAACGTGGTGCCGGACTACGCCTGCGCCGAGCTGACCGCTCCGGCGGGGGCTTCCCTTCCGGCGGCTGCGCACATCACCTGCACCGCCATCCCCGGCGGCTGGAAGGTGGAAGCCGACGGCGTTTCGGCCCACGGCAGCCACCCCGAACAGGGGCAGAATGCCATCGGGCGGCTGGCGCTCTATCTGGAACAGCTCCCGCTGGAAGGCGACGCCGGGAAGGCCGTGGCCTTCCTGGCAGAAACGCTGGGCATGGACCCCTACGGCGAACGGCTGCTGGGCCACCGGCTGGAAGACGACCTCTCCGGCCCCATGAGCTGCAATCTGGGCCTCATCGAGGGCGACGAGACGCACCTCTGGGTCAAGCTGAACTACCGCTACCCCGTCACCAAAACGGTGGACGACTGCGCTCCCGCCGTCAAGGCCGCCTTCGAGGCCGCCGGCTGGGCGCTGGACCAGTCCGTCCATAAACAGAAGCTCTATTACCCGGAGCAGGCCCCGCTCGTGCAGGCGCTGCTGGGCGTCTACCGCGACGCCACCGGCGACCGGTCTGCCCCCAAGTGCATCGGCGGCGGCACCTATGCCAAAGTCCTGCCCAACACGGTGGCCTTCGGCCCCCTCTTCGACGGCGACCCGGTGACGGAACATCAGCCGGACGAGTTTATCGACCTGGACCGTCTGGTGCAGAACGCACAGATCATCGCGCAGGCTGTGGTCAAACTGGCCAACCTGCCGCTGGAATAA
- a CDS encoding dipeptide epimerase, giving the protein MKITQVRLGRISTPLRVPFKTALRTVNSVEDVIVELHTDTGAVGYGEAPPTGVITGDTAGAIIGAIQDHIAPAILGHDIDEFEDLTAAVQKALVHNTSAKAAVDMALWDLLGQKYNAPVYRMLGGARKNIVTDITISVNPPEEMARDARTAIARGYDCLKVKVGIDPELDVARLAAVREAVGREVCIRIDANQAWNAKQAVRILNQMQDKGLDIEFVEQPVPAADLEGMQYVTRHADVPVLADESVFSPADALKIMQTGAADLVNIKLMKCGGITNALRIAAAAEVYGVECMIGCMLEAKISVNAAVELACAKKIITRIDLDGPVLCSEDHILGGAVFDEKNITVSDAPGLGIQGFVPGKVQYLG; this is encoded by the coding sequence ATGAAGATCACGCAGGTGCGGCTGGGCCGCATTTCCACCCCGCTGCGGGTGCCGTTCAAAACGGCACTGCGCACCGTCAACAGCGTCGAGGACGTCATCGTGGAGCTCCACACCGACACCGGTGCTGTGGGCTACGGTGAGGCACCGCCCACCGGCGTCATCACCGGCGACACGGCCGGGGCCATCATCGGGGCCATTCAGGACCACATCGCCCCGGCCATCCTCGGCCATGACATCGACGAGTTCGAGGACCTGACCGCTGCCGTGCAGAAGGCCCTCGTCCACAACACCAGCGCAAAGGCTGCGGTGGATATGGCACTGTGGGACCTACTGGGCCAGAAGTACAACGCCCCGGTCTACCGGATGCTGGGCGGTGCCCGGAAGAACATCGTCACCGACATCACCATCAGCGTGAACCCGCCGGAGGAGATGGCGCGGGATGCCCGCACCGCCATCGCCCGCGGGTACGACTGCCTGAAGGTCAAGGTCGGCATCGATCCGGAACTGGATGTGGCCCGGCTGGCCGCAGTCCGCGAGGCGGTGGGCAGAGAGGTCTGCATCCGCATCGATGCGAACCAGGCCTGGAACGCCAAGCAGGCCGTCCGCATCCTGAATCAGATGCAGGACAAGGGGCTGGACATCGAGTTCGTGGAGCAGCCCGTCCCGGCGGCAGACCTGGAGGGGATGCAATACGTCACCCGCCACGCAGACGTCCCGGTGCTGGCCGACGAGAGCGTGTTCAGCCCGGCGGATGCCCTGAAGATCATGCAGACCGGCGCGGCCGACCTCGTGAACATCAAGCTGATGAAGTGCGGCGGCATCACAAACGCGCTGCGGATCGCGGCGGCGGCAGAGGTGTACGGCGTCGAGTGCATGATCGGCTGTATGCTGGAAGCAAAGATCTCGGTCAACGCTGCCGTGGAGCTGGCCTGCGCCAAAAAGATCATCACCCGGATCGACCTCGACGGCCCGGTGCTGTGCAGCGAAGACCACATCCTCGGCGGTGCCGTCTTTGACGAAAAGAACATCACCGTCTCGGATGCGCCCGGCCTCGGCATCCAGGGCTTCGTCCCCGGCAAGGTGCAGTATCTCGGCTGA
- the sstT gene encoding serine/threonine transporter SstT, which translates to MKALVAKYNAASLILRILVGLLVGVVLALVVPGAGWVEEFGNLFVGALKGIAPVLVFVIVASALAQGTSKLDRRFGTVIWLYMLTTFLAAAIAVITSFLFPQTIVLAEAAESEVVPQGLGEVLSTLLTNFVANPISALLNGNYIGILFWACLFGLAMKKYGAESTKVFLANTADAVSQIVRWIINLAPFGIMGLVYTNVVNNGLSIFTQYGRLLALLVGTMLFMALVVSPFIIFLYLHCNPYPLVFRCLRESGLTAFFTRSSAANIPVNMALCEKLGLDKDMYSVSIPLGATINMDGAAITITIMTLAAANTLGLQVSLPAAILLSVMSALGACGASGVAGGSLLLIPMACSLFGISNDIAMQVVGVGFIIGVVQDSVETALNSAGDVEFAATAEYHQWSKAGKPLPEFLGGKE; encoded by the coding sequence CTGAAGGCTCTCGTGGCAAAGTACAATGCCGCCAGCCTCATCCTGCGCATTCTGGTGGGCCTGCTCGTCGGCGTGGTGCTGGCGCTGGTGGTGCCCGGTGCAGGCTGGGTGGAAGAGTTCGGCAACCTGTTCGTCGGTGCGCTGAAGGGCATTGCCCCGGTGCTGGTCTTCGTCATCGTGGCAAGTGCACTGGCACAGGGCACCTCCAAATTGGACCGCCGGTTCGGCACGGTCATCTGGCTGTATATGCTGACCACCTTTCTGGCGGCAGCCATTGCGGTCATCACGAGCTTTCTGTTTCCGCAGACCATCGTTCTGGCAGAGGCTGCGGAGTCGGAAGTGGTGCCGCAGGGCCTTGGCGAGGTGCTGAGCACCCTGCTGACCAACTTTGTGGCAAACCCCATCAGCGCCCTGCTGAACGGCAACTACATCGGCATCCTGTTCTGGGCCTGCCTGTTCGGTCTGGCAATGAAGAAATACGGTGCGGAGAGCACCAAGGTCTTCCTGGCCAACACCGCCGACGCGGTGTCCCAGATCGTCCGCTGGATCATCAATCTGGCTCCCTTCGGCATCATGGGTCTGGTGTATACCAACGTGGTGAACAACGGCCTGTCCATCTTCACCCAGTACGGCAGACTGCTGGCCCTGCTGGTCGGCACCATGCTCTTCATGGCATTGGTGGTCTCGCCGTTCATCATCTTCCTGTATCTGCACTGCAATCCGTATCCGCTGGTCTTCCGCTGCCTGCGTGAATCCGGCCTGACGGCCTTCTTCACCCGCAGCTCGGCCGCGAACATCCCCGTCAACATGGCCTTGTGCGAAAAGCTGGGTCTGGACAAGGATATGTATTCCGTCTCCATCCCGCTGGGCGCGACCATCAACATGGACGGCGCAGCCATCACCATCACCATCATGACGCTGGCTGCGGCCAATACGCTGGGCCTGCAGGTCTCTCTGCCTGCGGCCATCCTGCTGTCGGTCATGTCGGCACTGGGCGCCTGCGGTGCCTCCGGTGTGGCGGGCGGCTCCCTGCTGCTCATCCCTATGGCCTGCTCCCTGTTCGGCATCTCGAACGACATCGCCATGCAGGTCGTCGGCGTCGGCTTCATCATCGGCGTCGTGCAGGACTCCGTGGAAACGGCCCTGAACTCTGCCGGTGACGTCGAGTTCGCCGCCACCGCCGAGTATCACCAGTGGAGCAAGGCGGGCAAGCCCCTGCCGGAGTTCCTGGGCGGAAAAGAGTAA
- a CDS encoding ECF transporter S component has protein sequence MNTKTHSPARDLVLAALFLALAFVLPMITGHVPQVGNMLCPMHFPVLLAGFVLGGPWGLALGFLAPLLRSVLFGMPPLYPIAIAMAFELATYGAVAGWMYKKVRHTLPMMYATLVTAMVAGRLVWGAVRFVLAGLSCSAFPFSAFLSGALLTAIPGIIAQLILIPLILTALQKASFID, from the coding sequence ATGAACACCAAGACCCACTCTCCCGCACGGGATCTCGTTCTGGCCGCGCTGTTTCTGGCGCTGGCCTTCGTCCTGCCCATGATCACCGGCCATGTGCCACAGGTCGGCAACATGCTCTGCCCCATGCACTTTCCGGTGCTGCTGGCCGGCTTTGTGCTGGGCGGCCCCTGGGGCCTGGCCCTGGGCTTCCTCGCGCCGCTGCTGCGCTCGGTGCTGTTCGGGATGCCCCCGCTGTACCCCATCGCCATCGCCATGGCCTTTGAGCTGGCCACCTACGGCGCTGTGGCAGGCTGGATGTACAAAAAAGTCCGGCACACGCTGCCCATGATGTATGCCACCCTCGTCACCGCCATGGTAGCGGGCCGTCTGGTCTGGGGTGCCGTGCGGTTCGTGCTGGCGGGTCTGTCCTGCTCGGCCTTCCCGTTCTCGGCGTTCCTGTCCGGTGCGCTGCTCACCGCCATCCCCGGCATCATCGCCCAGCTCATCCTCATCCCGCTCATCCTGACCGCCCTGCAAAAGGCCAGCTTCATCGACTGA
- a CDS encoding transketolase yields the protein MTNAEKLTLAKHACHIRMGVIEGTHSAKCGHPGGSLDIAEVLSYLYFVEMNVDPKAPKDPDRDRLVLSKGHAAPGLYAALAERGFFPVEDLKTLRKIGSYLQGHPNMNSVPGVDMSTGSLGQGISAAAGMALGAKHAGKALNVYAIVGDGEVEEGECWEAFMFAAHYGLSNLCVFLDRNRLQIDGPTENVMSSEPLEDKLRAFNFNVLTIDGHDYDQIEKAIAAFHAESEKPTCILLDTTKGKGVSFMENAVDWHGKGPNDEEYEIAMKELTAAYAALEEEEK from the coding sequence ATGACAAATGCAGAAAAACTCACCCTGGCAAAGCACGCCTGCCACATTCGCATGGGCGTGATCGAGGGCACGCACAGCGCCAAGTGCGGCCATCCAGGCGGCAGCCTGGACATCGCCGAAGTGCTGTCCTACCTCTATTTTGTAGAGATGAACGTCGATCCGAAGGCTCCGAAGGACCCGGACCGTGACCGTCTGGTGCTCTCCAAGGGCCACGCAGCCCCCGGCCTGTACGCAGCGCTGGCCGAGCGCGGCTTCTTCCCGGTGGAAGACCTCAAGACTCTGCGCAAGATCGGCAGCTACCTGCAGGGCCACCCCAATATGAACAGTGTGCCGGGCGTGGATATGTCCACCGGCAGCCTGGGCCAGGGCATCTCTGCCGCCGCCGGCATGGCACTGGGTGCCAAGCACGCAGGCAAGGCCCTGAACGTCTATGCCATCGTGGGCGACGGCGAGGTCGAAGAGGGCGAGTGCTGGGAAGCCTTTATGTTTGCCGCACACTACGGCCTGTCCAACCTCTGCGTCTTCCTGGACCGCAACCGCCTGCAGATCGACGGCCCCACCGAGAACGTCATGAGCAGCGAGCCGCTGGAAGACAAGCTCCGCGCCTTCAACTTCAATGTCCTGACCATCGACGGCCACGACTACGACCAGATCGAGAAGGCCATCGCAGCCTTCCACGCAGAGAGCGAGAAGCCCACCTGCATCCTGCTGGATACCACCAAGGGCAAGGGCGTCTCCTTTATGGAGAACGCCGTTGACTGGCACGGCAAGGGCCCCAATGACGAGGAATATGAGATCGCCATGAAGGAACTGACCGCAGCCTACGCCGCGCTGGAAGAGGAGGAAAAGTAA
- a CDS encoding transketolase family protein, whose translation MADVKKIATRDSYGNTLKELAAEGHDDIVVLDADLAAATKTGMFRKEYPDRHFDCGIAEGNMMGVAAGLATMGYTPFVSSFAMFAAGRAFEQIRNSIAYPRLNVKIGATHGGISVGEDGASHQCCEDFALMRSLPGMTVICPADDVEARAAVRAAYAMQGPVYLRFGRLAVPVFHDEANYHFELGKGEQLTEGNDIAIIATGLMVNEARLAAEQLAAEGIHARVINIHTIKPLDEEIVIQAAKECGKVITAEEHSVIGGLGEAVCAVLSEKCPTPVRRVGVQDKFGCSGPAWDLLKLYGLDAATICKTAHEML comes from the coding sequence ATGGCAGATGTGAAGAAGATTGCGACCCGTGACAGCTACGGCAACACCCTGAAGGAGCTGGCTGCAGAGGGTCACGACGACATCGTGGTGCTGGACGCCGACCTGGCCGCCGCCACCAAGACCGGCATGTTCCGCAAGGAATATCCGGACCGCCACTTTGACTGCGGCATTGCCGAGGGCAACATGATGGGCGTGGCTGCGGGCCTGGCCACCATGGGCTATACCCCGTTCGTTTCCAGCTTTGCCATGTTCGCTGCGGGCCGTGCCTTTGAGCAGATCCGCAACTCCATCGCCTACCCCCGCCTGAACGTTAAGATCGGCGCGACCCACGGCGGCATCTCCGTCGGTGAGGACGGCGCTTCCCACCAGTGCTGCGAGGATTTTGCCCTGATGCGCAGCCTGCCCGGCATGACCGTCATCTGCCCCGCCGATGACGTCGAGGCCCGCGCAGCCGTCCGCGCCGCGTATGCGATGCAGGGCCCGGTCTACCTGCGCTTCGGCCGTCTGGCAGTGCCCGTCTTCCACGATGAGGCCAACTACCACTTCGAGCTGGGCAAGGGCGAGCAGCTCACCGAGGGCAACGACATCGCCATCATCGCCACCGGCCTGATGGTCAATGAAGCCCGTCTGGCGGCAGAGCAGCTGGCCGCTGAGGGCATTCACGCCCGCGTCATCAACATCCACACCATCAAGCCGCTGGATGAGGAGATCGTCATCCAGGCGGCAAAGGAGTGCGGCAAGGTCATCACCGCCGAGGAGCACAGCGTCATCGGTGGTCTGGGCGAGGCCGTCTGCGCCGTCCTGAGCGAGAAGTGCCCCACCCCCGTCCGCCGCGTCGGTGTGCAGGACAAGTTCGGCTGCTCCGGCCCGGCCTGGGATCTGCTGAAGCTGTACGGCCTCGATGCCGCCACCATCTGCAAGACGGCCCACGAGATGCTGTAA
- a CDS encoding lipase family protein, protein MKRRDFCKALGLSAVGGLLLPAGSAAAAQPVGHAVPDGTYPLPFLSILSNLDITHDFYYSESLFDHPATEYDHKLAFVTLGMVMAAFTAAVSIPQYWVNGSVGREANLAAAYELLGFGDARFYNYDIDTGKAGDFVGYSLARKRCIHNGKTRTLVALMLRGGGYGGEWASNVHTGSTSAHYGFTTPVAAVFASLKAYLAQIAQEGDPGELKLWIGGYSRGAIIANLLAAKALNALPQLEKANCFVYTFATPAALTAADQPDMQLDFDNNHKADGSLRVTWGESNIFNILSSGDLVTRVLPSDWGYHRNGNDRFLPATRNRTELADLDALGASYGPVPLEISSLATAEDATAVIRAVENFCGSKEVFHETFEPAIMDMLQCAFIRTEDEALYGKILSDEEIVLRLQSLSNMHQFDFWTIARSVWAASRMSRPILERFGQNVPLLAQQIIIPVLAVGLCYGIESNIVRIMAQYIVKLVSMRGELDSVLRAAYCHEGENYLALMEYYTPEEHGMVPFTRI, encoded by the coding sequence ATGAAGCGACGGGATTTTTGCAAGGCGCTGGGGCTTTCGGCCGTCGGCGGGCTGCTGCTCCCGGCTGGCTCTGCCGCTGCGGCGCAGCCGGTGGGCCATGCCGTGCCGGACGGCACCTATCCGCTGCCGTTTCTCAGCATCCTGAGCAATCTGGATATCACCCACGATTTCTACTACTCCGAGAGCCTGTTCGACCACCCGGCCACCGAGTACGACCACAAGCTGGCCTTCGTGACGCTGGGCATGGTCATGGCCGCGTTCACTGCGGCCGTCAGCATCCCGCAGTACTGGGTCAACGGCTCTGTGGGCCGCGAGGCGAACCTCGCTGCAGCCTATGAGCTGCTGGGCTTCGGGGATGCCCGTTTCTACAACTACGACATCGACACCGGCAAGGCCGGGGATTTCGTGGGCTACTCACTGGCACGGAAGCGCTGCATCCACAACGGCAAAACACGCACCCTCGTGGCCCTGATGCTGCGGGGCGGCGGCTATGGCGGCGAGTGGGCCAGCAACGTCCACACCGGCTCCACCAGCGCCCATTACGGCTTCACGACGCCGGTGGCCGCCGTGTTTGCCTCCCTCAAGGCCTATCTGGCGCAGATCGCACAGGAGGGAGACCCCGGAGAGCTCAAGCTCTGGATCGGCGGCTACAGCCGCGGGGCCATCATCGCGAACCTCCTTGCCGCCAAGGCGCTGAACGCCCTGCCGCAGCTGGAAAAGGCCAACTGCTTCGTCTACACCTTTGCCACCCCTGCGGCCCTGACCGCCGCCGACCAGCCGGACATGCAGCTGGATTTCGACAACAACCACAAGGCCGACGGCTCGCTGCGCGTCACCTGGGGTGAGAGCAACATCTTCAACATCCTTTCCAGCGGCGACCTCGTCACCCGCGTGCTCCCCTCCGACTGGGGCTACCACCGCAACGGCAACGACCGCTTCCTGCCCGCCACCCGGAACCGGACCGAGCTGGCCGACCTCGACGCTCTGGGCGCTTCCTACGGGCCGGTGCCGCTGGAGATCAGCAGCCTTGCCACCGCCGAGGACGCCACCGCCGTCATCCGCGCGGTCGAGAACTTCTGCGGCAGCAAGGAGGTCTTCCACGAAACGTTCGAACCCGCCATCATGGACATGCTGCAATGCGCCTTCATCCGCACCGAGGACGAGGCGCTCTACGGCAAGATCCTGTCCGACGAGGAGATCGTCCTCCGGCTGCAGAGCCTTTCCAACATGCACCAGTTCGATTTCTGGACCATCGCCCGCAGCGTCTGGGCCGCCTCCAGAATGAGCCGCCCCATTCTGGAGCGGTTCGGCCAGAACGTGCCCCTGCTGGCCCAGCAGATCATCATCCCGGTGCTGGCCGTCGGCCTGTGCTACGGCATCGAGTCCAACATCGTCCGGATCATGGCGCAGTATATCGTCAAGCTCGTCTCGATGCGGGGCGAACTGGACAGCGTCCTCCGCGCCGCCTACTGCCACGAGGGCGAGAACTATCTGGCCCTCATGGAATACTACACCCCCGAAGAGCACGGCATGGTGCCCTTCACCCGCATCTGA
- a CDS encoding LysR family transcriptional regulator has translation MTLFSYEIFDAVARQGSFNKAAQQLHLTPSAISHAIAVMEAELGFTLFNRGKNGVTMTSYGASLYPSIRAVLNSDEALQQSIARLNGLEKGKVKLGAFNSVCAGLLPDILKGFMAQFPQIEVEVYQGTYDDVKEWLRTGQVDMAFLSNNCREEFTLTELFREPLLCITPMDWPEPPRGVMTPELMNGQNFVVQWDATDAEMRQFLKKYSIATERRCHVIDDQSNIAMVEAGLGISIMPRMLLRKCTAGVKIYPIQPEEDRVVGLAVQRPTAMAPAVEQMFRHIVEYCQHLD, from the coding sequence ATGACGCTGTTTTCCTATGAAATTTTTGACGCAGTCGCGCGGCAGGGCAGCTTTAACAAAGCCGCCCAGCAGCTGCACCTGACCCCGTCTGCCATCAGCCACGCCATTGCGGTGATGGAGGCTGAGCTGGGCTTTACCTTATTCAACCGCGGCAAGAACGGCGTCACCATGACCAGCTACGGTGCCTCGCTCTATCCGTCCATCCGGGCCGTCCTGAACAGCGACGAGGCCCTGCAGCAGAGCATCGCACGGCTGAACGGCCTGGAGAAGGGCAAAGTGAAGCTGGGCGCTTTCAACTCCGTCTGTGCCGGGCTGCTGCCCGACATCCTCAAGGGCTTCATGGCCCAGTTCCCGCAGATCGAGGTCGAGGTCTATCAGGGCACCTACGACGACGTGAAGGAGTGGCTGCGCACCGGGCAGGTGGACATGGCCTTCCTCTCCAACAACTGCCGGGAGGAGTTCACCCTCACCGAGCTGTTCCGTGAGCCGCTGCTCTGCATCACCCCCATGGACTGGCCCGAACCGCCCCGCGGCGTGATGACGCCGGAGCTGATGAACGGCCAGAACTTTGTCGTCCAGTGGGATGCCACCGACGCCGAGATGCGCCAGTTCCTCAAGAAATATTCCATCGCCACTGAGCGCCGCTGCCACGTCATCGACGACCAGTCCAACATCGCGATGGTGGAAGCCGGTCTGGGCATCTCCATCATGCCCCGGATGCTGCTGCGCAAGTGCACGGCCGGGGTCAAGATCTACCCCATCCAGCCGGAAGAAGACCGTGTGGTCGGTCTGGCCGTTCAGCGGCCCACCGCCATGGCCCCGGCTGTGGAACAGATGTTCCGCCACATCGTCGAGTACTGCCAGCACCTCGACTGA
- a CDS encoding TraX family protein — protein sequence METLQTQTRPGLSGTALKLAACITMLIDHIGASCIEATYGGAYRTPPQIVQLDLVLRLIGRLAFPIFCFLLVEGFLHTHDVKKYIGRLFLFGLLSEVPFDMAFFKTPFRWGNQNVYWTLALGVLAMALLQKSEDADGNAAWTGRLAALGCAVVAQLAGTDYGAIGVALIVALYLTRNSRQKQCILGAVLMLFEITAPLAFVLLWFYNGERGRCPQWAKWAFYGFYPVHLTLLALVTNLLLA from the coding sequence ATGGAAACACTTCAGACACAGACCCGGCCGGGCCTGAGCGGAACGGCGCTCAAGCTCGCTGCCTGCATCACCATGCTCATCGACCACATCGGGGCCTCCTGCATCGAGGCGACCTATGGGGGCGCATACCGGACGCCGCCGCAGATCGTGCAACTGGATCTGGTGCTGCGGCTCATCGGGCGGCTGGCCTTTCCCATCTTCTGCTTTCTGCTCGTGGAAGGCTTCCTCCACACCCATGATGTGAAAAAGTACATCGGGCGGCTGTTCCTGTTTGGGCTTCTCAGCGAGGTACCCTTTGACATGGCCTTCTTCAAGACGCCGTTCCGTTGGGGCAATCAGAACGTGTACTGGACGCTGGCGCTGGGCGTGCTGGCCATGGCGCTGCTGCAAAAATCCGAGGATGCCGACGGCAATGCGGCCTGGACGGGCCGTCTCGCGGCGCTGGGCTGTGCAGTGGTGGCCCAGCTGGCGGGGACAGACTATGGGGCCATTGGGGTGGCCCTCATCGTGGCTTTGTACCTGACGAGGAACTCCCGGCAGAAACAGTGCATCCTTGGGGCCGTGCTGATGCTGTTTGAGATCACGGCCCCGCTGGCGTTCGTGCTGCTCTGGTTCTACAACGGTGAGCGCGGCCGCTGCCCGCAGTGGGCCAAATGGGCGTTTTACGGGTTCTATCCTGTGCACCTGACGCTGCTGGCGCTGGTGACGAATCTGCTCCTGGCATGA